Genomic window (Musa acuminata AAA Group cultivar baxijiao chromosome BXJ1-9, Cavendish_Baxijiao_AAA, whole genome shotgun sequence):
CAGTCCTTGTTTTTGACAGAAAGAACTGTTTATATCTACAGGGAAGGAACATTACTGTGAAGCTCGCAGACTCACCCAAGAGCAAAATCATGCAATCACAAGTTCCAGCTGCAATGGTCCCAATAACTATACCAGTTCCAGTGGGATATGCACAGACTGGAAAGGCGCAGATCGGTAGCTCAGCGACTGTTGGCTATGCTTCTTACCCACCAGCACTGGCAGCATATCCTGCTGCTTATCCAAATGCTCAAATTCAGTACCCAACCGCACCGCAAGTTTCATACCCACAGACTGCAAAAAGAGAATCGGTTGGATTGCCTGCAGTAGCATCTACTGGAATTACTGGGTTCCCATATTATGTTACTAAACCATGATGGTCACCTATAAACTATTTTAGGGTCCATGGTAACTCCTATATCATCTGCCACAAACACTCCCCAGTGTCTAGGTCGGAAGCATTACACATCAGGTAGTTTCTAGCCGTTGTGCCGTGTCAAAATGAAATATTCTGGAATTCATAACCATTTTTATCGGAAATTGAATGTTATGTGGGTTGTTTGATTGCTGGTTATTTATAATTTCCATGATGCCTGGTGTGTGTTTAATGCACACCATGCAATATGGTATATCTTTGATGGTATTTCCTGCTACGAATTTATTCGCGTAGATGGTATATCTTTGATGGTATTTCCTACTACCAATTTATTCGTGTCTTCACTAATCTCTCAAGACTGCAGAGTACGATCGAGAGAATACTTCGATCACTTCCCGGTCGCTCGTTAAAGTAAAAGACGAATATGCCATTTGCATCTTATCTTGCGCCTCCTTTTAACGATAGCTTTATGATGATGAGAGTCCAGTataacaaaattttctttccaGGAGCTATCTGAGACTATAATACAGTGTCTACCATTTTTTCGGTCACTAAAAAGCCTGTATACGTAGACACCTTCGGTTGGATACGCCAAAAAAGGTCCTGAAGGTGTAACACTATCTACGCCAAGTCTGATGTTGCAAGAGAAATAGTAAGAATATGGCAAGTAGGATAATAACAACCggcgagaaagaagaaaaaaactatTCCCCTTGTGCTAATCCTTCAAACGCCATCATCATGTAACTATTCCCCTTTACCATAACAAAGATTTGAATGACCTCAACCTTCGGTGCACGGGTTTTATAGAACCCAGGTTTCACCGCCCTCTATTTGCAGATTTTCAATGTTTAAATTGTTCAAGTTGCATTCTATAGCATTGCTTATAGGTCAAGTTTCACTATTGTGGCTTTGGATCAGAAGGCTTAAGGCATACCATGAGGAAACTATCTGGTGTTTAATACATTTGATAATGCAATCGCTCAATAAGCAAATCGAAAAAAACAAGTAACAAGTGACATGGAATAATCTTATTGCTATAAAAAAAGGGCATATCATTAATGAACTTAGCTATCAGGAAATTCAGTATGGCACTAACagcataaaaaataagtatttgTTGGCGTGCCTCCAAACTGAAATCAACTTAGAGACGGTTCTAGTCTGAACAAGCTCTATCAGCAGTGCGACAGTTTATGATCCGAAAAAAAATATAGACAAATTTGGAGGATCATTAGGAACCTGATGCATAAAGCCCTGATCATAATGTCATCAAAGAAGAGTCTGAAGAAAGACTAACTGATGCATCTCGGTCACTTGTCCAACACTGCAGCACATTGGGATGTGTCCTCGTGCCAAAGTTTCAATGAATACTTGTTGGTAAGAAAAACAGTAAATAGTGGAAAATGCTCCTTTGATTGGGATATAACATTTTATCTCAAAGATACTGATCTTTTCAACTTCTTCCATTCATCTGGCCCTCCAGGATGGCAGTTGACaaaatattttgtgaatctttccTCCGAGGATGAAAGAATTGTGCCCAAGGGTATGGTGGAGTGGTACGTTTTCCTTCTTTTAGCATCTGTTGGTAATCCTTGCTCCTTAAACCAAAAATACATTGAAAACCTGAGCTTTATCTTATCTATACTGTAGCACAAAAATGCTGGATAAGCCACAAGCGATTCCAGAGGGTAGCCCAAATTATTCAAAAGATAGTCGATCTTCTTCTCGATTACTTCTGTTGATTGATTAAGTATAGCAGGAACCAACTTTATCATCTCCGAGGCAGTGCCCCATTCTAATCCAGCATTCAATAGGCAATCAAATCTCTCCTGCAGTTGGTCACCTCTGCCCCGGAACTTGGAAAGTGCTTTCACCATATCGTCCGAGTTCTCAACAAATCCTAGCTTCAACAAGAAGTTGGTCTTTTCTTTAAGAAAAATTCCAACTTCTTTAGctaaagcactagcctttgtccttgaaGCCAAGTTAGTAAACTGTTCAGGATCCTCCTTTATAATTTCACACAATCTTTTGGCAGATAAGTTCAAGCGTGACAAAACAACATCGGGTTTCTTATAAGAACAAGAACCCAAAACTTTGACATGGGAAGACAAAAGTCTCGCAATATCATCTGATGCCATCCCAATTTCTGCTAAGAATTGCACAGATTCCGACAAGTTCTTTGGGAAATTCCCAACAAGGAGTTGAGGGTACTGCACGAACAAAACTAAAATGTTGTTCATTTTAATACCCAGCTTCAATAGGATTGCAACTAAAATGTATAATTTCTTTCCAGAATCATCAAAAATAAACCTTGGATTACTTTTAATAAAAGCAGCCAATTCGTCCTTGCTACAATGCATTCCATCAAGAAAGCTCAGCATTTTAAGTATCCGGCTCCAACTATATGAATGTTTGTCCGATAAACATCCTCTGATACCATCCAGCTCAACCCCTATGCTTCTCAACTTCTCAAGAAGCTGAAGAAATTCATCATCTACATCACCAACCAAAATTGTAGGACAGCATTGAACCAACTTAATAACAGTAGGTATGCCAAGTCCAAGCTTTTCATAAGCTTGGAGCTTCGTGTATAAGACACCATAACCATATCTAAACATGTCAGTTCCTTCTTTGTACATCCTCCCAATCGTACTTCGAGGAACTCCATAATTGCAAAGAACATGGTAATTCTCAAACAAGACCTCATCATCACTAAGAAACATGATATCACGGGGAAGAAGGGGATTCAACTCTGATGGCTTCAGACCCAAACTCTCAAAGAATGGCTCAAACTCATTTATGGGATGGTAGCGAAGGAACCTGGTGATGGATCTGCCAACATTATGCTCATTATCAACCTTCGCAAGGAGATTCTGTAGGAACACAGGAGAGTTCTTGCTGATATGATCGGCATCAGCGAACTGCAGGCTTCTAGTCTCATGAAGGTACTCAAAGAGAGCTTTTTGAGCACTGGCCCGGGTAACACGAGAGATTCGTGATCCAGCAGAACCATCATATGCATCCACCAGGGCCGGGTTGGCAGAGAAGGAACGATGCGGCAGCTGGTTTTGCCAATTCTTGGGAACCGAAGCATACAGTGACACACCAATACCAAGCCGAGTTCTTCCAAGATCATATGACGGAGTGCTACTCAACTTAACATCCCTTAGATCTGTCGGTTGGTATTTCTGGACAGCGGACGAGGTTGGAAGAAGAAAAATACGACAACGACTATGTCTACCTTTCCCAAATCTAAAAGGCGTCTTTTTGAAAGAAGCAAGAATGCCCGGAGAAACAGCCGGCAGAATCGAGAGGGAACTCAACTGGCAAGGCATCTTGGAGGAACCAATGCTTCGACTCAATCGGCGCCTTATCATGACCAGTTTCACCAAGCACCAGAACGCGAAATGTCGGGATGCTCAAGGACACACCTCCCCGCGGCGAACAAGCGCTCAAATTTGTCTCTCTTGCAGAGTCCCAGGAATTGCATCCTCACCTCGAATCGTAGTGTTCCGTATCACAATGGCTTCGCCTGGGAGAAAAGGACTTGCTCTTGCTGGGAGTGGCACGGTCGAGCGCCGCCATTAGAGAGGAATCGAGACCGGCGGATTTTGGGTTAAAACCCTAACTTTCCGGAGGTCGTCAGGGGATAAGCGAGGATCCATTAAAGAACAGGGGATTGCATCATCGCCGTTAATTTTACGATGATCCGCGTATCGGACGGTTCCAGTGATGGGGTCTATAAGAGAGGCCCTTTTGTGTGAAGGAATCATAACCTTCTGGGATGAGATCATGCCAAAAAAAAAACCATGCAGCTTTCTCTTTTTAGTGAGAATGTATTACATCATACTACTTTGATCTCATCATATCATAAATCTGAACCTAAACAGTCAATTCTGAACGAGTCAAAATTTTCACGTGAAACTATATGGTTAGATTAACTCGACGCAGTGGTTAATTGCCATTCTGGCAGGCTGAATGATTTATAGAGTTACTTACTACAAGTTTAGAACTCGGCgttacataatgatttttattcTTTTAACATATTTTATGAAGTAACTGAGTGTGCAGTATTATGAAAGCTCTATGTGGTAGTCATTTTTACgtattttgatttatgaagtgtaaTTAGCCATATCTGTACGACTCCCTAATCTTACACGCCCTCTACAGCTACCTTTTCATAGTcctatttattatttttcttattctttataaCACTTCATATTAGTcccatattaaaataaataaaactaaaattaaatctgatgaatatattattattaactttaatACAtaagatgaatatatatattattattaagaaagtgataacaatactcatttttatattataatattatatagtgATCAAGAAAGTTGATAACAGTATTCATTTCTATATTATAGTCTTAGATCAACTGATAGATCAATTAATTTATAGGTCGATTTGAGCTAGGTTAGCTTTAAATACCTTCTGTTCATGCCAACTCTCTTCTATCGACTGAGGCAATAGTAGAAACCTCATGAGGAAGGAGCAATAGATAGAAGTTGTAATCCCCAATCCGATTCAACTCATTCTAAATGACAGTCAACAGTACAGTCATCTCCACTGGCTTTTGTCGACCCGTAGTGACCACATATAGCTCATACCGACAAGCCTTGGCATTGTACGTGAGAATTTTGTGTGTGGAAGGACCGGACCCCAAGATACATATTATGGTCCCTGGGAGAATTATGAGCATGTGAAACACGTGGTATTGCTTTCCGCATCCTAAGTGCAATTATTGTTGACAGGATCTCACAATAATGGCTGAAGTGCTACAAGACGTCCATTTAATAGGATTTTAATTTCGTACCGGTGGCAATTGTTGCTACAGCCGGACATGATACGGACACGTCATGCGTGACAAAAAGCCACACCGATTTGGATCCTGCAAAGATCATGCGTGTCACCGGACACATGTCTTGTGTGTGGCTAATCGACACAGGAGGCCACGTGGTCGTGTCATCTCCGTGACCGACGGGTGACACTAATGATTCGAGTCCCAACTGCACTCGCGCTGTCCCCCGGTAGTGGCGAAGCCTCTATACAAACCATTGCCAACCTTACCTTTCGTCTCCATCTCCTTCGATAATGGCTTCTGTTCTGGACTTCCTTTGTCTTCTCTTCTTAGTGCTTCTCCTTTCCTCGTCGCCGGTCTCCTCGGGCAAATGCAACAAGGATGACAAGAAGGCCCTGCTCGCCATCAAGAAGGCTCTCGGCGACCCCTACGTCCTCATCGCATGGACCTCCCAGTATGCCTGCTGCGACTGGGCCGGCGTCCGTTGCAACGAGACCACCAGCCGGGTCACCTCCCTCGACATCGATGGCACCAACACCTCCTTCGCCATCCCGTCCGCTGTCGCCCACCTCCCCTTCCTCACCTCCCTCACTTTCCACAAGAACCCCGGCCTCACCGGCCCCATTCCCCCTGCCATCGGCACCATTACCGACCTCACCTTCCTGCGCCTCGACTGGAACAGCCTCTCCGGCCCCGTCCCGGACTTCCTCGCACGTCTCACCCGCCTTGATTACCTCAACCTCGCCTTCAACCAGTTCTCCGGCGCCATTCCCGCGTCCCTCGCGACGCTCCCCCTCAGCTACCTCGCCATCGACCACAACCGGCTCACTGGTCCCATCCCCGAGTCGCTGGCCCGGTCGCCCGCCGCCTACCTTTATCTCAGCAACAACAACCTCACGGGCTCCATTCCCCCGTCCTTCGCGTCCAACaccttcgagaggatcgacctgtCTCGCAACCAACTTAGCGGCGACGCGGCGCACCTGTTCGGAAAGTCCAAGCCATTGCAAGTTCTGGACCTGTCGAGGAACCACGCAATCGAGTTCAACATAACCCAGGTGGAGATCCCGGAGGAAATGACGGCGTTGGACTTAAACCACAACCGGGTCTACGGGAGGCTGCCGCCGGAGATGGGGAAGGTGGAGTGGCAGCTGTTGAACGTGAGCTACAACCGGCTCTGCGGTCCGATACCCAGCGGGGAGGGGATCCAAAGGTTCGATCGATACGCCTTCTTCCACAACAAGTGCCTCTGCGGGCCGCCGCTCCCGGCTTGCAAGTGATGAATTGCCGATGAGGGCTGTGGCTATAGCATGACGATGCAAAGCGAAAGGCGAAATAAATATTCGGCAACAACCGTATtggattataattataattataatatcaacGAATATCTTATTCGAACAGGAAATTATTAAATGAATGAAGATTATTTCATATAATAAGGatataaatatgaataatacTAATAATTCATCCATAAATATTTCAAAAGTTAAAATATTTCAAACTTAAGATAGATGACTTTAGTCAAATTTAAAAAATAGAACATTTTCatgaaaaaaaacataaaattgaAACTTTTGTTCATAAATTGTAACACTAGACTTCAAAACCTCACAACATCCCGAGGATGATGGTGATAGTAGGAGTTCCTGTGTCGATCGGTGCCAGTGTTACCACCGACAAAGAGGTAGAAGCAAGTACTACAGGATGAGAAGTAACGACCCCCAAAGCCTGATATCAGATGGAGGGTTATAGGACGGATGTAATTGTGATGACACATTATTATCGACATGTGGGATGCACTCAAAGGCTTCCGAGAGTGATTAGAAAGCATATTTTTAAGTCCATCTATTTTAGACTTATTTTTCCATAGCAATAAGTATACCATCAACATTcaacataaatatattataaaattatttacactttttatatatacataattatcataaaataatcTATTATATCTAGAATTAAGCATAAattgattaaataatttataccATTACGAAAACAGTTTGATGTTGTAGGGGGAGTTCTTACTAAATAtagttctctttctctttttccttaaacccttcttattattatttaatatagttCTCTTTTTCCAGGTTTTTCGAAGAATTATCATTTTCACTTTCAGCTACTCTAATTTCAGATGGAATGTTGTTACTAAGGCCAGCAAAACTCAAATAGAAGTATGTTTAACAACTAAAATTATATGTATTTTTTATAATTGATACCTAATATCTAGCTATATTTCTTAGCGACCAAACAAGTTTTATAGTTGCctccttttttttatcttaaagatccattttcaCCTAACTAGCTTCTTGTTGGGTTGAGGTTTCACCTATTTCTATGTACGATTGTAACTCCTCTATTATCATCttgcttgatgtgatttctttgagcATGAACTACCAAAAGCCTCGTTCTCAACAACAACAATTGCTTACGTGATGTCATTCGTGTCCTTTAGATTTGGATGTGATCGGTAACGTGATCGATAGAGGGCAATGCTATAGGGTTGCTCATCCTTGGTTAATTATAGTTCgtctaattttctttttatcttctgGAGATGAGATGTATGAGTGACAATAGATATTCCATATGCTAAGGATGATTTTGGAATCAAAACTCTGTGTGGAACCCGACTTCAAAGCTTTTTACCCCTAAGAGAAAACTAaaacaaatataatattttgacttACGTTCTTCTAGTTTACCATTATTCACCCTTATATATACTTTATAACCATAAATTCTTAAAAGTAAATAAGAAGCAGGGGATCTGCTCCACTTTTCTTCTAATATCTTGAACTCAATTGCTGATGATAGCAATTTGTTTATCAAGTTGCATACGATCGATTTGTCTTGACCCAGAATGATTTGGAAGCTCAGCTTTTAAGATTATGTACAATACCCTTTCCAAGATAGTACAAGTCATTCTCTTTGCTATTCCATTCTATTATAATTATACTAAGGATCTTGGCAAATGGAGATCCATTACCGTCTATATCTTCCCTATAGGTGAATGAGTTGGAAAGTGGGTTCCAATCTACTATTGTGCTTTCGACCACCAAGGTGATAACtagagtaataaaaaaaataatttagttaAATTTACAAATTAAAAAGAAGATGTCATCGTGCATATTTTTGAAGGACCAAACATATCGACGTcaaatatcattttatttatgAAGTTATCACTAAAAGGAAATTTGAACTTCACATGATCGATATAGCTCGCAACTCGACGGACTATTTGAATTTGGTCAATCTACGTCAAGCTTTAGTTTAATGCCCTATGGGGTATTTTTGAAAGAAGAGAAGATGGAAGTTTTTAGAGTTGAACCCACATCAATTTTTTTATGACTAGAATTCATGGGAACTATCTTAAAATTGAATCAGATTTGAGTGAGTCTAGTCCAAGAaccaatattaataataataataattgttattattattattattttatataaaatataaatggtGAGATTCGAGTTCATGATCTTATGATAACTATCAACTAGATTAGCTTATATCTTATTCGAACAGGAAATTATTAGATGAATGAAGATTATTTCATATAATAAGGATATAAAGATGAATAATACTAATAGTTTATCCACAAATATTTCAATAGTTAAAATATTTCAAACTTAAGATAGATAATCTtagtaaattttgaaaaatataatattttcatgTTAAAAAACATAAAGTAGAACTTTTGTTCATAAATTATAGTACTGGACTCTGAAACCCCACAACAACACTACCCAACTACTATTAGGACTCCTAAGCCTCCATCTCCTAGTAAATCCCTCACAACAACATCTCAGCGATGAAGATGGGTTCCCTCGACTCTCTTGGATTCTTCGGGGCTTTTCTTGTCTCCGTTGGTTATCTCAAaggatggtggtggtggtagaaACTTCTTAAACCCCCTAaggctcctgctcctgctcctgtgTTGATGCCACCATTGCCGACGAGAAAGAGGCAGAAGAAGGTGGTATTGGGTGAGAAGTATTGACCCCAAAAGTGCCACGTGGAGGGTTATAGGACTTATTATTATTGATGTGTTGGATGCACTCAAAGGCATCAAGAGTGATTGTAAAGCATATTTTTAAGtctatttatttttagatttatttttttagtaataaatatatcatcaatatataatataaatatattataaaattatttatttttttagatatatataattatcataaaataatcTATTATATCTAAGATTAAGGATAAATTGATCGAGTCATCAGTATCTTACAAGATTGTTTGACGTCATATTGGGACTTCTTAGTAAATAAATATGGTTCTCATTCTTTTTTTTCTCAAGCCCTTCTAACTACTCAATAGAGATCTCTACTTCTaagttttcataaaaaaaatatcatcatcacATTTAGTTACTTTAATTTTATACTGAATGTTGCTATCAAGACTAGTAAGACTCGAATAAAAATATGTTTaacaattaaagaaaaatatctttataattgatatttaatatacgactatatttcttaatcaaatgAGTCTTATAGCACTTGCACCCACTTGCACCCAACCAACTTCTTATTGGGTGTAGGTTTTACCAATTTCCAAGTAGATTCTTCAATAATGATTGTAACTCCTCTATTATCGTCTTGATGTCACTTCTTTGAGCATAGACTACCAAGAACTTCATTGTATGAAGTTGACTATTCTGTACTTTACAAGTTCTTAGCAACTACAAGTGCGTAGGTGATGACATTCGTGTACTTTGGGTTTGGATATGGTTCACGACATGATCGGTCAAGGGTAATGCTATAGGGGTGCTCCTCCTCGATCAATTATTTTTCTCCTCATATTTATCTTCTAGAGATGTATAGGTGATGACAGGCACTGGATACTTTTAAAATCAAAACTCGTTATGTAATTGATTTTACATCTTTTTCAGTCTCCTTGTCCTTCCTCAATAGCACATACTCATCAAAAATAGCATCGCTATGTATTTTGAATTTATGAATCTTTAGGTTCTAATCTACCATCATTTACCTTTACATaaactttatgacaaaaaatattaaaaataaataagaaaccATGGATCCACTCCACTTTTCTTCTAATATCTTGAACTCAATTACAAATGATGATGATTTGTTTATCAAATAGCATATGATCCATGTCGTCTCGACCGAAGTTAGGCTTTTAAGATTatgcatgataccattttcaagaTGGTATAATTTATTCTCTCTGCTATCTCATTCTATTGTGGAGTGTGAGATTGATTATATGGTGGTGAATGATTCTTTCCTTCATTCAAGAACTATTGAAttcattattataaaatttcatatCATTGTATGGCATGTTTTAACATGCTTCCCAGTTTATTTCTCCATCATATCTCTCTTGTGTTTAACAAAGTATACTCATACTTTCATCAAGAACTCTCTTTCTTTAAATATTACCTACGAGAGGTCCCATAAATCTGAATGGATGCAATCAAGGATTTCATTCGAGTAGGggtaagaattttattattctcttactttatgttaatgacatacttattcttgggaaagatatgtctaaaattgacatattgaagaaggaactgagtgagtcttttgtaatGAAAGATAGGGACTagtaaagcaaatactaggtatgcagattttccgtgacaagaaaaataagaagatttggttgtcataagagaaatac
Coding sequences:
- the LOC135592973 gene encoding transcription termination factor MTEF18, mitochondrial-like; translation: MIRRRLSRSIGSSKMPCQLSSLSILPAVSPGILASFKKTPFRFGKGRHSRCRIFLLPTSSAVQKYQPTDLRDVKLSSTPSYDLGRTRLGIGVSLYASVPKNWQNQLPHRSFSANPALVDAYDGSAGSRISRVTRASAQKALFEYLHETRSLQFADADHISKNSPVFLQNLLAKVDNEHNVGRSITRFLRYHPINEFEPFFESLGLKPSELNPLLPRDIMFLSDDEVLFENYHVLCNYGVPRSTIGRMYKEGTDMFRYGYGVLYTKLQAYEKLGLGIPTVIKLVQCCPTILVGDVDDEFLQLLEKLRSIGVELDGIRGCLSDKHSYSWSRILKMLSFLDGMHCSKDELAAFIKSNPRFIFDDSGKKLYILVAILLKLGIKMNNILVLFVQYPQLLVGNFPKNLSESVQFLAEIGMASDDIARLLSSHVKVLGSCSYKKPDVVLSRLNLSAKRLCEIIKEDPEQFTNLASRTKASALAKEVGIFLKEKTNFLLKLGFVENSDDMVKALSKFRGRGDQLQERFDCLLNAGLEWGTASEMIKLVPAILNQSTEVIEKKIDYLLNNLGYPLESLVAYPAFLCYSIDKIKLRFSMYFWFKEQGLPTDAKRRKTYHSTIPLGTILSSSEERFTKYFVNCHPGGPDEWKKLKRSVSLR
- the LOC135594517 gene encoding polygalacturonase inhibitor-like, whose protein sequence is MASVLDFLCLLFLVLLLSSSPVSSGKCNKDDKKALLAIKKALGDPYVLIAWTSQYACCDWAGVRCNETTSRVTSLDIDGTNTSFAIPSAVAHLPFLTSLTFHKNPGLTGPIPPAIGTITDLTFLRLDWNSLSGPVPDFLARLTRLDYLNLAFNQFSGAIPASLATLPLSYLAIDHNRLTGPIPESLARSPAAYLYLSNNNLTGSIPPSFASNTFERIDLSRNQLSGDAAHLFGKSKPLQVLDLSRNHAIEFNITQVEIPEEMTALDLNHNRVYGRLPPEMGKVEWQLLNVSYNRLCGPIPSGEGIQRFDRYAFFHNKCLCGPPLPACK